The following proteins are encoded in a genomic region of Glycine max cultivar Williams 82 chromosome 18, Glycine_max_v4.0, whole genome shotgun sequence:
- the LOC732658 gene encoding endoglucanase 1: protein MPKGMASVTTFSLMLQFLFFILCSSFGQLSLAFTSQEYHEALEKSILFFEGQRSGKLPSNQQQTWRGDSGLSDGSSYHVDLVGGYYDAGDNVKFGLPMAFTTTLLAWSVIEFGSSMQDQLENARAAIRWSTDYLLKAATTTPDTLYVQVGEPNMDHRCWERAEDMDTPRNVYKVSATNPGSDVAAETAAALAASSIVFRDSDPSYSSKLLQAAIKVFNFADRYRGSYSDSLNSVVCPFYCSYSGYHDELLWGASWIYKASGINTYIQYIQSNGHILGADDDGYTFSWDDKRPGTKILLSKEFLEENSEEFQLYKAHADNYICSLMSGTPGFQAQYTRGGLLYKGSESNLQYVTSTSFLLLTYAKYLNTNGGNVVRCGTSAVTGENLVTLAKAQVDYILGNNPTKMSYMVGFGERYPKHIHHRGSSLPSIHAHTQHISCNDGFQFFHSASPNPNILVGAIVGGPDNNDNFSDDRHNYQQSEPATYINAPFVGALAYFSANPPTTY, encoded by the exons ATGCCAAAAGGGATGGCTTCAGTCACCACATTTTCACTAATGTTACAGTTTCTGTTCTTTATACTATGTTCTTCGTTTGGTCAGCTAAGCTTAGCTTTCACGTCGCAAGAGTACCATGAGGCTCTTGAGAAATCCATTCTCTTCTTCGAGGGACAACGATCTGGGAAATTGCCTTCCAACCAGCAACAAACATGGAGGGGAGATTCTGGATTGTCCGATGGCTCTTCCTatcat GTGGACTTAGTAGGCGGTTATTATGATGCTGGAGACAACGTCAAGTTTGGGTTGCCAATGGCCTTTACCACTACATTGTTAGCATGGAGTGTGATTGAATTTGGAAGCTCAATGCAGGACCAACTTGAAAATGCCAGAGCTGCTATTCGTTGGAGCACGGATTACCTTCTTAAGGCAGCCACCACCACCCCTGACACATTATATGTCCAA GTAGGAGAGCCGAACATGGATCATAGGTGCTGGGAAAGGGCTGAAGATATGGACACTCCACGCAACGTGTATAAAGTATCAGCTACAAACCCAGGTTCGGATGTAGCAGCAGAGACGGCAGCTGCATTGGCTGCTTCTTCAATAGTATTCAGAGATTCAGATCCAAGCTATTCCTCCAAATTGCTTCAAGCAGCCATCAAa GTATTCAATTTTGCAGACCGTTACAGGGGTTCTTATAGTGATTCTCTTAATTCGGTTGTCTGTCCATTCTACTGCTCTTACTCTGGATACCAT GATGAGCTTCTGTGGGGTGCATCATGGATTTATAAAGCATCAGGAATTAACActtatatacaatatatacaatccAATGGCCACATATTAGGGGCTGATGATGATGGTTACACATTCAGTTGGGATGACAAGCGACCTGGAACAAAAATCCTGCTTTCCAAG GAATTCCTAGAGGAAAATTCTGAAGAGTTCCAACTATATAAGGCACATGCAGACAATTACATTTGTTCGCTAATGTCGGGAACACCCGGTTTCCAGGCTCAGTACACCCGAG GGGGGCTTCTGTACAAAGGGAGCGAGAGCAATTTGCAGTACGTAACATCAACTAGCTTCCTTCTCTTGACATACGCCAAATATCTGAACACAAACGGCGGTAATGTAGTTCGATGTGGGACTTCAGCAGTCACGGGCGAAAACCTAGTAACACTAGCTAAAGCACAAGTGGACTACATTCTGGGCAACAATCCAACAAAGATGTCTTATATGGTGGGTTTTGGAGAGAGGTATCCAAAGCATATCCACCACAGGGGTTCCTCTCTGCCTTCCATCCACGCACACACTCAACACATTTCATGCAACGACGGCTTTCAGTTTTTCCATTCTGCCTCGCCCAACCCTAATATCCTTGTTGGAGCCATCGTAGGTGGTCCTGATAACAATGACAACTTCTCTGATGATCGACATAACTATCAGCAGTCTGAGCCAGCAACATACATCAATGCGCCGTTTGTAGGTGCTCTTGCCTATTTCTCTGCCAACCCACCAACAACCTATTAG